One part of the Herbiconiux aconitum genome encodes these proteins:
- a CDS encoding cell wall-binding repeat-containing protein: MKLSRRTSFPLFGITLGASLALATVVPTTAHAATPVRQVIPHDSATGIGDNPFDVAVDTGLHKAYVLNNGDKTISVIDTQNDAVVTVIGRGTPAGIGRSLTHVAIDSSAHEAYVVDVSGQTVTVIDTSTDKIVRVIQPDRTQGIGSIPMGVGIDSMTHRAYVANHGDSTVSVIDTVSHSVVKVMALAAGSNPNGIAVDQIAHRAYIANEGDGTVSIIDTTTDTVLTTIGHGGATGIGDKPRGIAVDPVRHKAYVTQFTIGTAEGTVAVVDTVTNRVTKVLPHAAAGGIGIGSHPSHIAFDPVSSTAYAANTTDGTVSVIDTVSDLVTEVIGHDSSTGIGASPYGLAIDPGTQRVYVGNSDDDTVSVIGIQSTAAVVRIGGADRFAVSAATSAGTFAPGVPTVYVASGENFPDALSASAAAGVKKSPVLLVTKDSIPAVVAAELRRLRPGNIVIMGGTNTISDALSAALSGFAPATRVGGADRYAVSAALSTREFGVGVPVAYVASGQNFPDALSGSAAAGHLNGPVLLVTKDGVPGTVATELERLKPRKIVVLGGPNSVSDATLTEVVAHTPPGTPAARLSGADRYAVSAAVSADTYPTVASTVYVASGAVFPDALSGSAAAIVNNAPVLLVTKDGISDAVAAELERLNPRRIVVLGGPNTVSDAVVFQLARYIFTL, from the coding sequence ATGAAGCTCTCTCGTCGCACGTCGTTTCCTCTCTTCGGCATCACGCTCGGCGCATCCCTAGCGCTGGCGACCGTGGTGCCGACGACTGCCCACGCGGCGACGCCGGTGCGACAGGTCATCCCGCACGACAGTGCGACTGGCATAGGGGACAACCCGTTCGATGTCGCTGTGGATACGGGACTGCACAAGGCCTATGTCCTCAACAACGGCGACAAGACCATCTCCGTCATCGACACCCAGAACGACGCGGTAGTGACTGTGATCGGCCGCGGCACTCCGGCCGGGATCGGTCGAAGTTTGACGCACGTTGCAATCGACAGCAGTGCCCATGAGGCCTACGTGGTGGACGTGAGTGGCCAGACGGTGACCGTGATCGATACGTCGACTGACAAGATCGTCCGGGTCATCCAGCCCGACAGGACGCAGGGAATCGGTTCGATTCCCATGGGCGTGGGGATCGACTCGATGACTCACCGAGCGTATGTCGCGAATCACGGAGACAGCACTGTCTCCGTCATCGACACGGTCTCGCACTCCGTGGTCAAGGTCATGGCCCTCGCTGCCGGGTCGAATCCGAACGGCATCGCCGTCGACCAGATCGCCCATCGCGCCTACATCGCCAACGAGGGCGACGGTACGGTCTCGATCATCGATACGACAACCGACACCGTGTTGACAACGATCGGCCACGGCGGAGCGACGGGGATAGGCGACAAGCCGCGAGGGATCGCGGTCGATCCGGTCAGGCACAAGGCGTATGTGACTCAATTCACCATTGGCACCGCCGAGGGCACAGTGGCAGTAGTCGACACAGTGACGAATAGGGTCACGAAGGTGCTCCCGCACGCTGCAGCCGGCGGAATCGGGATCGGGTCGCATCCGTCCCACATCGCGTTCGATCCGGTCTCGTCCACTGCATACGCAGCGAATACGACGGACGGCACTGTTTCGGTGATCGACACAGTGTCGGATCTCGTCACCGAGGTCATCGGCCATGACAGCTCGACTGGAATCGGCGCGAGCCCCTACGGACTCGCCATCGATCCAGGCACGCAGCGGGTCTATGTCGGGAACAGCGACGACGACACCGTGTCGGTGATCGGCATCCAATCCACGGCGGCCGTGGTGAGGATCGGCGGAGCCGATCGGTTCGCCGTGTCCGCAGCGACCTCAGCCGGCACTTTCGCACCAGGCGTTCCGACGGTATACGTCGCGTCTGGCGAGAATTTCCCCGATGCGCTGTCCGCATCCGCGGCCGCTGGGGTCAAGAAGTCTCCGGTGCTCTTGGTGACCAAGGACAGCATTCCCGCCGTGGTCGCGGCAGAACTCAGACGACTAAGACCAGGCAACATCGTGATCATGGGTGGCACCAACACCATCAGCGACGCGCTGTCCGCCGCCCTGAGCGGGTTCGCGCCCGCTACTCGGGTCGGCGGCGCCGATCGGTACGCGGTGTCCGCCGCCCTCTCCACACGGGAGTTCGGCGTCGGTGTTCCGGTCGCGTACGTCGCATCCGGCCAGAATTTTCCCGACGCACTTTCCGGCTCGGCCGCTGCGGGACATCTGAACGGCCCAGTGCTGCTCGTCACGAAGGATGGCGTCCCTGGAACTGTCGCGACGGAGTTGGAGCGCCTGAAGCCCCGGAAGATCGTCGTTCTCGGCGGACCGAACAGCGTCAGCGACGCCACACTCACCGAGGTCGTCGCCCACACACCACCAGGCACACCCGCAGCACGCCTCAGCGGTGCCGATCGATATGCCGTCTCCGCGGCCGTCTCCGCCGACACATACCCCACCGTCGCATCCACTGTTTACGTGGCTTCTGGCGCTGTCTTCCCCGACGCTCTCTCCGGATCGGCTGCTGCCATCGTGAACAACGCGCCGGTGCTCCTCGTCACCAAAGACGGCATCTCCGACGCCGTCGCAGCAGAACTCGAACGACTCAATCCACGTCGCATCGTCGTGCTCGGCGGACCCAACACGGTCAGCGACGCGGTCGTCTTCCAGCTCGCCCGCTACATTTTCACCCTGTGA